Proteins encoded within one genomic window of Candidatus Methylomirabilota bacterium:
- a CDS encoding tyrosine-type recombinase/integrase, translating into LTPELKAMLAAQVARVKALQHRLGKIIPDLFVHQTSKAPGLVGTPIRDFRKAWRTACRRAGVPGAIRHDFRRTAVRNLVASGVPERVAMTVTGHRTRSVFDRYHIVSTSDLQEAARKLAARG; encoded by the coding sequence CCTCACCCCCGAGCTGAAGGCCATGCTGGCGGCCCAAGTGGCGCGCGTGAAGGCCTTGCAGCACCGGCTCGGGAAGATCATTCCCGACCTGTTCGTCCACCAGACCAGCAAGGCGCCGGGCCTCGTAGGCACACCCATCCGCGACTTCAGGAAGGCCTGGAGGACGGCCTGCCGGCGCGCTGGTGTCCCTGGTGCCATCCGGCACGACTTCCGGCGGACGGCCGTGCGGAATCTCGTCGCCTCGGGGGTGCCCGAACGGGTCGCCATGACCGTCACCGGCCACAGGACACGCTCAGTCTTCGACCGCTATCACATCGTCAGCACCTCCGACCTGCAGGAGGCCGCGCGCAAGCTGGCGGCGCGGGGCTGA